DNA from Desmodus rotundus isolate HL8 chromosome X, HLdesRot8A.1, whole genome shotgun sequence:
GTATTGAGCACAAACAGTAGGCATGTAATAAATTATAGTTAGTATTACTATCCAACCCATTCTTTTATCAGGGATACCTATCATCTTTTGCATGTTATCCTTCTCCGAAAAACAATTACATGAAGATAAACGTGACTCTTAATATAGTACTCCTTTTCATATAAATTCAGTGGTCACGTTACACATTCAACATATGGGTTAACAGAATTAGTGATATAATCATGCCACTCTACACCTAAATATTTAACAGTTGAGGGGGGCTAAAGGAATCGATTTACTTTTTAGGAGCCCTGGGACAGTTGGAAAGTTATTTATTAGCCTGATTTTATAATAAGGTTTACCTAAAGCATAAAATCCAGCTCTTGAAAGCTGCTCCTTGTTAACAGAGTACATCCACATCCCAAAAGTACTGATCCGTGCTTCATAATCTGCCATGGCTGGATTTCTTGGAGAATTTGCTGAATTTGGGAAATTCCTATCAGAACTCGGGATATCAGATTCACTTCGAATATTAACATTCCGGcccaaaacaaagaagcaattaGGAAAATGTCGCCTGTGTTCTGACCATGCGCGATCACGAGGTTCCCAATTCTTTAGTTTTCCACCACAACAAAAGCACTGCACTTGATCATCAACACCTGTATAGTAGAGCCCAGCACTAGCTAACTCTCTTGGGGTTAAATGGGCATAATCTGGCCAGTGCTGAAATGACTTTAATCTAGCTTCTTCACTACACATGGCAGGGTACCTCGGGTAGATGGTGTCAGACAGATCTACAACCTGTCCAGTTCTCAAAAGATAGTCTGCGTGAGTCTCAGACGGCCTGTCTAAAACAAAATGGTTTCTGTTCCCCAGACAGTTATCGGCTTTGTACTGACCATTCTGAATACCGGAATTTGTAGGTTGCgcagcattattttcaaaataaaagctctTGATAAATCTGCAATTTGGGGATACTTTCCTGTGTCTTCCAACTGCTGAGTCTCCATATTGCCATCTATCTACTGCTGCGTGACAACTAAAGCACCGCACGGTGTCTCCTTCACCAGTGTACAGAAAACCAGCTCGTGCTAGCGTTGATGCTGAAACAGGACTACTACTTGGAAAATtagcaaaagtttttaatctaTTAAACTCTTCTACAAATTCTTCATCTTTATCGATGTCTGCAGGTACACAAGTTTTAGATCCTTCAAAACAGTTAAGAGTCATCTTCTCTTGAAAATAGGACTTGTCCACCTTTTCTAAAAAGAGAACATTACATTAGGAAATCCAAAATGTAAAACACAGGCAATCACTTTTGATATTAGGAACTAAGAAATTACTCACTGATGACATAAAATCACACAATCTCTAAGAAACATTCTAATTCTAAATACTTGAGTTCAAGTCTTAAAGTTAAAACTagcaattttgttttctct
Protein-coding regions in this window:
- the XIAP gene encoding E3 ubiquitin-protein ligase XIAP — its product is MTLNCFEGSKTCVPADIDKDEEFVEEFNRLKTFANFPSSSPVSASTLARAGFLYTGEGDTVRCFSCHAAVDRWQYGDSAVGRHRKVSPNCRFIKSFYFENNAAQPTNSGIQNGQYKADNCLGNRNHFVLDRPSETHADYLLRTGQVVDLSDTIYPRYPAMCSEEARLKSFQHWPDYAHLTPRELASAGLYYTGVDDQVQCFCCGGKLKNWEPRDRAWSEHRRHFPNCFFVLGRNVNIRSESDIPSSDRNFPNSANSPRNPAMADYEARISTFGMWMYSVNKEQLSRAGFYALGEGDRVKCFYCGGGLSDWKPSEDPWEEHAKWFPGCKYLLEEKGQEYVNNIHLTHLLEESVGRNDEKTPSLTKKIDDTILQNPMVHEAIRMGFNFRDIKKIMEEKIQTSRSNYKSLEALVADLVSVQKDNTQDESSQTSLQKEISTEEQLRLLQEEKLCKICMDRNIAIVFIPCGHLVTCKQCAEAVDKCPMCYTVITFKQKIFMS